CTCAGGCCTCTGAAATGGTGGCCAAGGTTTAACAGTGCTTTTGAGGGCCAGGTCTCCAAAACTATCACTGAACTGAACGATGGGTTAAATAAGCTCTGAGGCATGAGGGCTAGCAGCCCACTATCCCACTTGATTCGGTGTCCCATGAGAAGAATGCTGTGTTCCAAACTAACTTACCAGCAATTTGTAAATGTTGAAAACCTTAAGACCAAAAAGTGAAAATCCTATTGTCCTCTAACATTCTGCTCAATTTGCAGCTACTGGACTACAAATGAAATACTGACTCTAAACTCAGTTTTATCCCTAGCTGTCTACATAACACAACTatgtcctcatctgttaaataggAGGAAGTTTCATAGTATCTGTATCATTTTACAGATACTATGAACATATGCAGTTGTAAACTTCTTAGCGCTCCTACAATTCAGATGAATTAAACAGATGAAGATcaggataaatttttaaaatgtctatctGTGAAGCCAATCCTTTTCTATCTTCCCTCCCACTCCCTGTACTGACATGTGAGTAAATGCTTCCCATTTAATTGGATTTTAAGGTCATAAAACAGGTAGTCAACCCTACCACAAGAATTTTTTACAAATCAGATGATGACCTGAAAATACTCTTGTTCTGCTAAATCTGAACATTAAAAAATGGCTAAAAGTGACATTTTAAAGATAGGGTTCTGAGCCTACTCTCACAAGCAGTCACATTAAGATGTAAATTTACTATTTGGAGGATTCACAGTGCACCAGTGAAAAAATATCACGAAAGAAAAATTCTTATGTCTAAAACCTATATCCCTCGATCACATTCAGATCctcttcatgttttattttcagtaaGTGTATTCTTGGTCTTTCTATTGTTTTCTCTAGTTGAAATAGCAGTGCCTAGCCAATCAGGAACCTGTACCTATTCACAACcagaaaaaagtcacaaaaacaaaagttaaggACAACTTTTTATTGCTACCAGAGGCTTTTATCATCAGTACACAGTTCTGACTGCAATACCTTTTTCAGACTGCAAAGGGAGCTCAGGATCCAGAAGTCATTAAAAGAAACATAAGGCTGGGGAGGCAGGGGGAGTAAGTTCTATTAGAAAATCCTAATAGCTTAACAAAACTAGGGTACTAAATTCAGTTATAACATGTTACAGACTTAAATCATAGAGCTGCCCCAACATCTAGACAGTCTCTCCTACTGATTATAAATGAGTGAAAACTATCAGTTAGAAAAATCTAATTTGTTAATACATGTTTCTTTGGTGAGCACCTGGATATATTTATCACAAATTCTTTTATACAAATGTCGAAAATGCTTTCAACAAATCTAAGTGTCCTAATTACATGCCACTTTTAAGCATCACTTTAaggtaaacaaaaatgaaaaccataattttaaattaaaatttgaaatgagaCACAAAATCAACCTGGTAATATGAGAACTTTTTCTATTGCCATCTCTGATTAACATGGGACAATTCCAAAGTACCCTTTTCAGACTAATTGGAACTTGAGTCATGGCTGTCACACTGAaataatttgttcattcaactGCAGTGAAAATCAATATAGATCAACATGCATAAAGTTCAGTAACTATTAAATGGAGAAGCAAGCAAAAGCAACAGGAAAATTAAATCAGGATGCTGAGGGGGAACAGGATTGCTGGCCATGaattttaactgaattttttGACGGGGCAAGCTACGTTACATTATGGCAGAAAAAAAGTGCAACTGACATACTACAAAgagattttttaagtttaaaaaagtttggatcttttggattttttttttttttttttggtctttatgTGCTTAAATAACGCTGAATTATAATTAGCCACACAAATAatgagagttttattttttttttctggctcacTCCAAATCAGCCTGTTAAGGTATATTTCCTTCTACAGCCTTTCCTgattttgcatgttctcattcccAAACTAGTCTACCTTAGTTTACACTCAAAGGTAGCACTTGTTGAACCTACATGACAGAAACAGGCTGCAAAGGTGGACAAGGGGAAGCATGTCCCtcttgtcttgataaatcagtGCCACACACAGAACCCACATTTTCTGAGACATTATCTTCATTATAGAGCCGTTTGATTCCATCATAGAAGTCATCCACTTCCATTTCCTCTACTTTGCGTTTAGTAGAGGTCTGCTTGCACCCACTGGCAGCTGGGAGATGATGGTAAAAGGCTGCTGTACCTCTGACTGGCACTTCTGGCTTGCTGTTGTCCTTGGAGAAGTCTGGGCCTGGGACAGAGGAGGGATGTAATCTGAACACTCCTTTGTCACAGGTCACCAGGGTGTGCTTGAGGGGACGGTAGACATAAACGGAATTTAGAGGCAGGGAAGACTGCAGAGTAGAAAGGTGATGTGCCACAAGCTCCCGACAATGGATCAACTGGGAGCTATCCATCtgggccaggaaaaaaaaaaaaaagcacacagttGATCATTAATTAACATAGGCTGCTCTGTTCTCTCTGGTGGCCATTTTTCCTCCCCGTGCTTTCCGTCCCCGCTGAGTCTTTTCTCTCCCCACATCTTCTACCTCCAACTCATCTATTTATCCAGCTACCcatccatcatcatcatcttagAAATTAGGTCCAAATCTCTATTTCTAATATAATTATCTTTGGAACTTGAGTTTTGTATTTGCAATGTATGCTGAACATTTACATGAGAACAGAAACTACTTTTTTGTATCCAacgtctgtttttttttttttttttcagtctattcCCCCTGTCTAGAAGGCCCTTCATCCTACTCTCTTGgcctcttctaatttttttcagtggAGTCCAAAGTACTCATAAAGACATTCATTAAAATTGTAAAAGccaaagggcaaaaaaaaaatttttttttaatcagagatGAGGAGGGAagctaagaattttaaaatagtaaatgaaaaatttagaaatatgtattttgtagaaAATAGTAGACTTAGCACTAAGATGAAATGTTTTTGGTAAAGTTTTTAATTTGGGAGTTTTGCTGATTCCTTCTTACCCTTCAGGACAATTCACAGATATCAATCCTTTCTGGAGTTACCCCTGACTCCCTCAACACCCCAAACACCCTAAATGCCACGGTCATCTGTTTCTATATCAACCTTTTAACATatttatggccaggcgtggtggctcatgcctgtaatcctagcactttgggaggccaaggcaggtggatcgcttgaagccagaagttcagaccagcctggccaacatggcgaaaccccttctctactaaaaatacaaaacattagcaggacatggtggcagatgcctgtaatcccagctactcaggaggctgaggcatgagaatagcttgagcccaggaggtggaggttgcagtgaggtgagatcaaaccactgcattccagccaggccaacagacagagcaagactctgtcttaaaaaaaaaaaaaaaaagacactaaaacCTTTCAACGTATTTACCACATTTCATTATAATAATCTATTTAACCATTTAACCTTTCCATTATAGACTACAAGACCAAAGGTGTGGCTTGTATTATATTCATCTTTTTATCCCTAAGTTTCTGGCACAATGACTGTACATGGAAGGCCTTTAAATTATTACCTGTAGTAAAGTGTCTCTCTTCCTCACTTTCAATTACAGCACTGTCAAAATAACCTTAGTTAGCATCATATATTCCTTCCCTGCTCTCTCCAGCGGCACCCCAATGCCTACCAGAAATAAGCTAAACTCCTTAGTTTAGTATTAATAAGAATCTCCATAATCTGATCTCAACCTTCTTTTCTAGTCTTATTTCCTAGCATACCCTCAACTTGTGGTCTACACTCTTGCTCAACAGTCCTGCTCTATATGATGCACTAATCTTCCCCTTTCTTATTTTACCTTTAATCATCTTATTTCTACCTGTTGAAATTGTATTGCCCATTCCTTCCGGGACTGGCTAAACACCATCACCTTCAGGAAGCCTATCTTGACCATTTAACTATCAGGGATCACTTTTTTCCAGTTTTGGGTATTCTGGACATTTCTGGACCAAGTCTTACTTATCCTCATATAACCTGCAGCACTCACCATGACTGTTTGCAATACCACAGAGAAAATAGGGGAAAATAACGCACTCTACAAGAACACATTTggtcacaaaattatttttctctctaaatACATTCACTATTTGTTACTGAAAAATACCAGAGGAAAGAATGGTAAAAGGCTGATGTTAGTCATTGTATaatacaaatgcaaaataactgaaactgTCAGAAATATACAAGAAAATGGCATATTTTAGCATCTACCATaatgttcagatttttttcccctagtttGAAAGGCATTAGATAACACACTGTGGGTAAGACACTATTAACTAGTATTAGAATTTGTTCTCCctcccttaaaagaaaaaaagttacataacACTTAAGATAGTCCCTGAACTATCAAGCTTACATTTAGGCTAGGTCTTATTATATATCCCAGGGATGTAGAACAAGCTGAAACATGCTAAAAACATTGGAACAAAGCACAGAGAAAGGATGGAGCTTCTGCCAATATTTTAGgaagcctaaaaaaaaaaaaaaaaaatgaaagaaactggGAGTAAAAAAGGGGCTATAGTgcataaattatttctaaaaaataagtaCAGTCATCCCacagtatccatgggggattagTTCTAGGATCCCCCAAAAGATAACAAAACCCAACatgctcaagtctcttatataaaataatgtagtatttgcatataacccacTTGCATcatcctgtatactttaaatcatccctagattacttataatacctaacagAATGCCTACACATCACTTCATCTGTGTAGATTCAATGTAGTACTCAGCGTGCCACAAATTCAAGGTTTTCTTGGAACTCTGTGAAATTTcttcctgaatattttcaattCACGGTTGGTTGAATCCAGATGCcaaacccatggatatggagagCCACCTGTACCTCATTTAATGAAATGTTCTTTAGCAAATGAATGATATTTATTGGCCTAGAAAGGTAAAGGTACCACAAATATTCTAATGCCTTGGTCACTGGGCATAATAAATGCCATGGCAGAATCAAACTATGGCAGAATCCTAAAAAGACATGTATTTAAGTAAGAGGAAGACTATGTCACTATAATCTTTCTGTGTGAAAAAACGAAGTAAACAGAGAGTTATATTTTAGAGGTGGGAGACTGACAAGAAATGATAGAGCTAGAAAAGACCTTAGAAATTATTCAAAACAAAACCATCCATATGAACTCCACTTCCACCCAAGTCCCAAGTAAGTCTTTTCTCCaaaataacatcaaaataaaTTCCTTCTAATCTAGTACAATCTGAATTTGTTCTATAAGacaccaaaataattttttccttcttgagATCCAgtggaagaaacaaaacaagcacATATACTGGAACTACCAAAACTCTCGACACCAGACAAGTACTCTAATGGAGTTGATAAAAAGGACTTAAATGAACTCTAATTATAAGGTGTCaagagaatattattttttataacaataaatgaCATAAATGGTAGGTCCAGATGGATCCAGGTTTGATGAACAGCATGAAGCACTGAGGAACCTGCTGGAATAGTCTGACCACAGCCACCTTCAAAAAGAACCAGCAGACTGGTGGGGACgggtctgcttttttttttttttttttttcttagggtacatgtgcaggtttattacctagatatatattgcatgatgctgaggtttggagtacaagTGATCCTGTCaaccaggtagtgagcacagtacccaacagtttttcaacccttgctcccctccctccctccctccccccccttctagtagtccccagtttctactgttgccatctttatgtccgcgTGTACCcaacgtttagctcccacttgtaagtgagaacgtgtggtatttggttttctgttcctgcattaattcactcaggataatggcctccagctgcatccatgttgctgcaaaggacatgattttgttctgttttatggctgcaccTACTCTAGTTTTAAACTAGAACATGTACTTTGACTACTGCCCAGCTAGGAACTACAAAGACCACCACACTAATCTAGGCAGAGTTAACAGCCTGAGTTTATCAGGGTGGGCCACATCAGTCAGAAAGAGGAGGACGTGAGCACAACCACACAACAGAGCAAGGGTAGAAGAAGGCTaaggagagaaagaggtttaGCCATCCCAGAATGGTGACCAACACGTGGCGCAAGAGCTTAAGGGGGTGTAGTGGGAGGTTAACAGGGACAAAAGGAAGATTGCCTTTCAAACCTGGGAACACTCACCATACTTTGTCTCAAAGTGGGGGCTCAGGCAGAACTAGTGAGAGTGGCCTCCTCACAGCACGGTATGTCTGTGATGGACTCTCCTCAAACCAAGACACTGGGAATCATGTCGCAAATAATTTTGGCATGATCTCATCAATCTGATGCAAGAATTTCCTATATTAAAACCAGAAAACTAGGAAGAAATCTGATATTGTGGCCTTGTCACACGTCTAAACACAAAGATATTAGACCTGGTGTTCCCTACCTGAACACAGCAAACTTAGCAAAAACAGAAATGAGTCCTAAAGAACTAGGAGCCATCCATGTTTGGACCACATGGGTTGGTGTTAGAGAACTGCTAGAACAAGTCCCAAGTCTCTACCAAGATTTATGACCTTCCTTTTCTTCACTAACTTCCCCACTGCAATTATATACTACACGGGGcatatctcttaaaaagaaaaaaaattcactgtatTTCCAGTTTTCAAACTACGTCCAAACACTACCTACATAATATAATCTAAACCTACACTACATAGGTAGATTTCTAGCTATGGTAGGGAAAACGCTATGTTGAGTGGAGACCTGCCCTTAAACACAAGTATAGCTCCATTCTTCTATTCTATATTCTGGGATTGTGTGTGTACAAGATTTTCTTTGGGGAAGGGGGACTGGGAAAGGGTTCCACTTCTAAAACAAATTATGAAAACCACTGAACTAGAATTTTTAAGGTTTGTGTGGTATGAAAAAAAGCATTGGTTCTTTTAAATCACTACTAAGTAGCTCTACGCAGCTCTAAGAAAGTCTCCAGTTCCCTACACCAGAGCTATAAAATAAAGGAGTTGAATGAAATAATTTCTCCAAAGATTCTGTCAAATCCCAGGTTTGCAATACTCCTTcagctaagaagaaaaaaaaaagtttcagtgaATACTTTCTTCCTCTAGCACCAGAAAACTTACAAAAGAGTATCAGATTTTCCAGTGTTTTTCACTAGGAAAACATGATCTCaaagctacagaatacacatgcTATTTACAACATTATTATTTATGCTTCAAAATCTGTCCTCTGACACTAACACTTTAGAGCAATCTTTTTCTGTACTATCTTGAGAGTAAGCACAGAGAACAAGTCAGAAGGCATTTAGAGAGATGTCATTTGttccaataaaaataatgtaatgtaGGAGGTTTTCTATTAAGCCTATTCCTCTACTTCACAGTCTAATGTGAGTGATTAATATTCAACTTTCTTTCTAACACTCCAGGGTGAGCAAAGTAAATTTTCTGTGTCATATTATTCATTTAAATGGTGGTTTatcataatttctaaaaattctaaGTAGCAACTACCTCCTAGGATTTATTCTCATTACAGCATTTAATTCTTTTAATCTAAGACAATTAAGATATcccttcaaaacaaaaaacagcccatGTTACACTACATAGGTAGATCTCTAGCTAACATACTGCTCTGATCATCAATCTTTTTATGAAAAGACTGAGCTCCCCTCTGCTCACAAACTAGAGCCTAAAATTCTTGGAAGCACTGAcatacttgtttaaaaaaaaaattatttttttgcctGGTTCATTTTCTTCAGACATACTTCTTAAAATGTTTGCTATAAGATCAATTATAACTTTCTTGGAAAAACACCAAATTCAactattatgtttttcttttataataatcTAAATTTTTAGCTCAATAACTGCAGTTCTTTGCTACAATTAGTTTATTGCAAAATGTTAAGCTTAGAATTTCACAATCTTCTAAGTAAAATCCAATAAAACAAATCAGAATAACTACtgttaaataagaataaatagcCATATAAAGGGAAAGTAGGTTCATGAGTCTTTTATGGATTCAGGTGGCAGGAAAATGGTCTGCAGCAGATCTAAACTCGGTAAGTTCTATTTGGTGACATGAATAGAACCAGTAAGCCTTCTCTCAAAATAGTTGCTAACATACAGCACTCTCACCAACTTTCCATTTGAATGAGAATTTTCTCCACTGAACCTTTACATTTTACTTAGGTAGTTGATAATTTATCAacctatacattttataataatctgTAGATACAAGTTACAAACTAATCTTAGGTAATAATGGAACTGCCAGGGAAAAACCTCTTTCAGAAAAGTGGCTTCTACCTGCCAGTTTGGTATAAATACTTCACTTACTAGCCAACAATAAATTATTTGCTTGTCTAAAAAGCAACTTATTCTAATTTTTGTTCCTGACATCCGTTATAAAATGAGTGAAGTAAAGAAGTACTACATTAAAACCTACAGATGTAGCTAGGAAGTTTCTTTACAAAAAACTAAAGGACAATATGGTATTGACAATCTTATGAACATTttagaattcttaaaaataagagaaatggtTAAAAGGAATCTTAAAAATACTATATaagttttatatgaaaaaaagagaTCATCTAGCccgtaaatttaaaatatatactttactcTTGTCTACTCTTAAGAATGGTTTGCCATTACAACATGAGAAATGTCTTTTAGTTTGGTAACTCTATGTATTCCAATAatagaaaaacttaaaaagaacacTATTTAATTAGACTGACACCTACCTGTGCTTTCTGAAGCAGTTCAATTGTAAGAGAAAGCCAATCAGGAATGAGTTTCTCCATTTCCAGACTAACCATGGCCAGAGCAAGCATGGATCCTCTGAATTGCAGAAGTTGGTTGCAGGCCATACAGTGAAGTAGTTGCTTGGTAAGGACTGCCAAATGTTGAGATGGGCTCAATTTGGGCAAACTGAAAAGTAACTGAGGCCTAGTTGACACTGCAATGGCATGGAACTGAAAATCACAAGAAcatcattttaactttatttaaatatctgGGAAATTACATATAGAAATTGATGCaacctatttaatttttttttttttttttttttttttgagacagaatctcactctgttgcccaggctggagtgcagtagcatgatctcgactcactgcaacctccgcctcctggattcaagcgattctcctgcctgcctcagcatcctgagtagctgggattacaggcgcctgccaccatgcccggctactttttgtatttttagtagagacagggtttcaccatgttggccaggctggtctcaaattcctgacctcaagtgatccgcctgcctcagcctcccaaagtgctgggattacaggcgtgagccaacgcgccca
This genomic interval from Gorilla gorilla gorilla isolate KB3781 chromosome 3, NHGRI_mGorGor1-v2.1_pri, whole genome shotgun sequence contains the following:
- the CCNI gene encoding cyclin-I isoform X1 — encoded protein: MKFPGPLENQRLSFLLEKAITREAQMWKVNVRKMPSNQNVSPSQRDEVIQWLAKLKYQFNLYPETFALASSLLDRFLATVKAHPKYLSCIAISCFFLAAKTVEEDERIPVLKVLARDSFCGCSSSEILRMERIILDKLNWDLHTATPLDFLHIFHAIAVSTRPQLLFSLPKLSPSQHLAVLTKQLLHCMACNQLLQFRGSMLALAMVSLEMEKLIPDWLSLTIELLQKAQMDSSQLIHCRELVAHHLSTLQSSLPLNSVYVYRPLKHTLVTCDKGVFRLHPSSVPGPDFSKDNSKPEVPVRGTAAFYHHLPAASGCKQTSTKRKVEEMEVDDFYDGIKRLYNEDNVSENVGSVCGTDLSRQEGHASPCPPLQPVSVM
- the CCNI gene encoding cyclin-I isoform X2, whose protein sequence is MTPRHHCEAYSSAGEEEEEEEEEEKNVSPSQRDEVIQWLAKLKYQFNLYPETFALASSLLDRFLATVKAHPKYLSCIAISCFFLAAKTVEEDERIPVLKVLARDSFCGCSSSEILRMERIILDKLNWDLHTATPLDFLHIFHAIAVSTRPQLLFSLPKLSPSQHLAVLTKQLLHCMACNQLLQFRGSMLALAMVSLEMEKLIPDWLSLTIELLQKAQMDSSQLIHCRELVAHHLSTLQSSLPLNSVYVYRPLKHTLVTCDKGVFRLHPSSVPGPDFSKDNSKPEVPVRGTAAFYHHLPAASGCKQTSTKRKVEEMEVDDFYDGIKRLYNEDNVSENVGSVCGTDLSRQEGHASPCPPLQPVSVM